A single window of Vibrio stylophorae DNA harbors:
- a CDS encoding YjgN family protein has translation MKNPVSFHGSGKDYFKIWIVNMILTICTLGLFSPWSKVRSRNYLYSKTEVAGEQFEYHATPMQILQGRLMMILGIAFIAGLFYLSPQIGLMVAALMYLGVPWLVHKNAQFNASVTSYNWVRFRFTGSLKDSYKVFLLRPVIATAVVTAVYWLLSLAILPSSGMVNPFLSVPVFIFSAITAVMMLSWVVAGISDYMLSGRSYGKLNFTARLSSSFFFTTYFAAAMISLSSIALSLLMLGASLRVSVETGSALELLAVKGQLLYDFMFPGTFAALEVKHYLVYALFFITGACIHGFIRGRIYNHMMNHTFIGSKKAFALSADLNAAHYVWIIATNHMMTLFSLGLARPFCVVRMMRYMADCTYVKGDIAILNEHEHDERKDRVFAEEHEKMLKAQQLTVAPTDLAAYTRKKQTASVAATTQKGRQIGIS, from the coding sequence ATGAAAAATCCAGTGTCATTCCACGGAAGTGGCAAAGACTACTTCAAAATTTGGATCGTAAATATGATCCTAACGATCTGTACCCTCGGTCTATTTTCGCCATGGTCGAAAGTCCGTAGCCGTAATTACCTTTACAGCAAAACTGAGGTTGCAGGCGAACAGTTTGAATATCACGCGACCCCGATGCAGATTTTGCAAGGTCGCTTGATGATGATCCTTGGCATCGCATTTATTGCTGGCCTGTTTTACCTTTCGCCACAGATTGGTTTGATGGTTGCAGCATTGATGTATTTGGGTGTGCCTTGGCTCGTTCATAAAAATGCACAATTTAATGCGAGCGTGACCAGTTATAACTGGGTGCGTTTTCGTTTTACTGGCTCGCTAAAAGATAGTTATAAGGTTTTCTTGCTGCGTCCAGTGATTGCGACAGCAGTGGTTACCGCTGTTTACTGGCTATTGAGTTTAGCGATTTTGCCAAGCTCAGGCATGGTGAACCCGTTCCTATCTGTGCCTGTGTTTATCTTCTCTGCGATTACAGCAGTGATGATGCTTTCTTGGGTTGTTGCCGGTATTTCTGATTACATGCTCAGTGGCCGCAGCTACGGTAAGTTGAATTTTACCGCGCGTCTTTCAAGCAGCTTCTTTTTCACCACTTACTTTGCGGCTGCGATGATCTCACTATCATCAATTGCCTTGAGTTTGTTGATGTTGGGGGCAAGCCTACGAGTTTCTGTTGAGACTGGTTCCGCCTTGGAGCTGCTTGCGGTGAAAGGTCAGCTACTCTATGACTTCATGTTCCCAGGCACCTTTGCTGCTTTGGAAGTGAAGCACTATTTGGTTTACGCCCTGTTCTTTATTACCGGCGCATGTATTCATGGTTTTATCCGTGGTCGTATCTACAACCACATGATGAACCATACCTTTATTGGTAGTAAGAAAGCTTTTGCGCTATCAGCAGATTTAAACGCAGCACACTATGTATGGATTATCGCAACCAACCATATGATGACTTTGTTCTCATTGGGTCTAGCGCGTCCATTCTGTGTGGTTCGTATGATGCGTTATATGGCTGATTGTACTTATGTCAAAGGGGACATCGCGATCCTCAATGAGCATGAGCATGATGAGCGTAAAGATCGCGTCTTTGCTGAAGAGCATGAGAAGATGCTCAAAGCGCAGCAATTGACGGTGGCACCAACTGATTTGGCTGCTTATACCCGCAAGAAGCAAACGGCATCTGTGGCAGCGACCACGCAAAAAGGTCGTCAAATCGGTATCAGTTAA
- the rraB gene encoding ribonuclease E inhibitor RraB, translating to MSIEQLLAEQKQETRDIIEDLLEDGSDPDALYTIEHHFAADRFEDLENAAVEAFKMGFEVLEAEELPLEEGGTIICFDAVMESPLDAEIIDQQVEKLVALAQKHNIDYDGWGTYFESDEEGDDDYDDEDEDA from the coding sequence ATGTCAATTGAACAATTACTTGCTGAACAAAAGCAAGAAACCCGCGACATCATTGAAGATTTGCTTGAAGATGGCAGCGATCCAGATGCCCTTTATACCATTGAACACCACTTTGCAGCGGATCGTTTTGAAGATCTTGAAAATGCTGCGGTAGAAGCGTTCAAAATGGGTTTTGAGGTCCTTGAAGCAGAAGAGCTTCCATTGGAAGAGGGTGGCACCATCATCTGTTTTGATGCCGTGATGGAGAGCCCACTAGATGCTGAAATTATTGATCAGCAAGTGGAAAAGCTGGTGGCTTTAGCGCAAAAGCACAACATCGATTACGATGGTTGGGGCACCTACTTTGAGTCTGACGAAGAAGGCGATGATGATTATGATGACGAGGATGAAGACGCATAA